Below is a genomic region from Vairimorpha necatrix chromosome 1, complete sequence.
aaaataaacaatcaacaaagaaataaatttacaagaGATGTTTAGGCTTATTGTATTAAGCTGACATGGATTTaatcaaatattatcaGAAAATTAATCACAGGTAAAGAAATCATTGTATCTTCTGTTAGCAAAGCTTTGCGATATTGCAGGCACGTCAAAAATCTGatcataaatataatcaaTCTCCATGAAATACTGTCAAAATTCTATAGTCTTAATTATATGaggaatttttttaatatcatatgaaagtttttatattattcaATAGAAATagagatttttatatcttaaGATCAGTACATaagatatataatattctcAATGCCACTTCAAATAGTATATTGATCtgtttaattaataatatttggacctataaaaattttaatcgGAACATTGGCCAGAAGTTTATGGTGTTCTAACAAAGGCAAAATGTCATCAACGTTTGTTTGATAGGGAAAACATTTTGAATAATAAAACCAAatgatttgttttattgaGAAAATAGTAACACATTACacttattattaaaacattgCAAAGTAGCATAGATCAATtaatactataaaaatgatctatgtcattaataaataaaaaaaaaattttaataccATTGATGAGATGCACACTCTTCATCTGCTGTGTAAAAGTCCCAATACGTCAAAggacaataaaaaacaagcaTATTAGATATGTCAATTATACTAAATTAACGAACATCTAGTGCACTATTCTGATGAATTCAAAAAGAATGCAAATTGGAGCAATTCATATTActaaattgtaaaaagacTTGCctttacaatttaatatgtaaaaaaatctaatttGCATCATTCAAAGTAGAGccacaataaaataaaacatctAACTTGAAAACCAAAGTCGAATATCTTTATTTCTacatgtaaaaaaaaaccatGAAATTTGGAAGCATTTTCgatttaaatttgtcaGGATTAAattaagataaaaaatatatctacCGCGAAGATCATAAATAATAAGCACAAGATGGGAGATATATaacttttgaaaaataaaatgtgcATACAAGGATAAGAGAcgcaataaaaataaatgtaatataaataatgtaAAAACATAACCAGTAACCCCACACATACCAAagtgattttttttcatctttATATGAAACAAAAGACAATCTcgcaaaaaaataataaaatgtgtaagccataaaaattttaattatataatttgaCTCTGATTGTCAAAATTATGAGTTTGCGGCTTGCATTTATCTTGCAATtaatcaaataataaaaagaaaaaatggctatttataaaaagcttttatttatacaacTCATTTCCatttataagaatttttCTGATACAAGAGtgaaaatgattttttaaagacaTACAAGaataaattcaaatatgaaaaataaaaaaaaatattttttccacAGAATAGGAATTAATTTCTGCACACAGAAAGGTTTCTgtgatttaattaaaagCTTAGTCCTATATTAAGTCATAACAGCGGCGATGCAGATCATGAGGCAAGATTCCTATAATCTGATTAATTTAGTGGAGCTATCATTGAAAATAATAGGCTGAAAAATACAAGCAGAggataataatataatattatacgTTCTTCGGACGaaaaacattatattaatcagattttattattgttacATGACGCTAATAGtacattatattaaaatatttttcaaatttaacAAAGCATTTGGACAGCGATAGAGTGCTTATTCAACAACTTTCTAAAATAGACCGCGAAATACTCTTTAAGATTTCTACTTGGGATTGCGCCTAAATTATTACATTTGAATAGACTAAGTTAGATTAGATATTTCAAATCccatatatattttacggtacgtataaattttttttacaaggGCAGTTACTAAAAacagtatttttaattaaaactttttatttttactaagCACTTTGCTCTTCTGGTTAAACTCTTCACTACTATCATAATTTACTCCATAAGTAGACTCCGAATCTCCATATATAGGAAACCCtgtattcttttttagtactccattatgttttttatctttatgaTTTGAAATACTAAAAATCTGTTTCTGATCTTCAATACAACTGCTCaatacaaatttatcatCTTCATCGTCATATGTAACGCATCCATACTTGCTCCTTATTTTACATGTATGAGGATTTAACATCAAAAACTGGAAAACTTGTCTGTCATCATCATTTTTCCAAACATACTTAAGAGTGTTGTCTTTAGAATCTGCTTCTACTACATATTCTTCTCCAGAACCaagtttaatatttgtgTAGCCATAGCCGTCAAAATTaagaacaaattttttagcatGTCTTTTACTGCAAGGAGTGACTAAACGACCGGATTCTCCGATTGACCTATCACACATGTAGACGTCGTAATAAAAGGATTTAATATAGACTTGAAATGACAACCcaaaataaaagagaatcatataattatttattttttttattttttaaatagatAAATGgccaataaaaacatagaAATCGACATTAAAAACGTTGTCATGtgatatatcaaaaaacagtcatttttatattataaattgacATGTGAAgcattttataattaattaaattatataaaaaaatataaagcctttttattaatgtcccaaattaatatatgaCAAACTTtatagtttaaaaatttttcctAAAACTTTCGACAGACTCACAGTCGCTGGAAACGCTTcgacataaaaaaaaataaaataatacctagataaaaatcaaattctttttttaaacaaaaaacattCTTTTACTGTTAtaaattacataaaaacaatggttatacaaataaaaatatttttttgatacttAAAACACATCTGATTtgtatgttttatattcaacaatataatttgtcAAATGCGTAAAAGTAGAAATGATAGGACAATAcgaaataacaaaaattaatttgtgtatttaaattatgtaCATTCcgataaaattatttatattaatataaagaggttttaatataaaaaactattgTTGTGCGGTTGAACGACTTTTAGAATTTGAAATTCTTCGTGAAGAAAACGAACTCAAATTATAACTATTTTGGAGTTGATCAAGAGCTTTGATATTTGGCGGAATACTTTCTTGTATATTTTCTGGGCCATCATTTTCATACATATTTTGACCTATTTCAGGAGTTGAATATCGAACAAACCTAGTCGTTCTTATTACTCCGGCGTTTCCTGGGATAAGTAGCGGAACAAATTCTTCATTCGCTGATTGATCATGCATTGGATTAGATGATCTTACAATTTTGGTCGTTCGTATTATTCTGGCTGGGAAATTTTCTGGTGTAGGAAGTGGTTTAGTAGTTTTACaacgttttttttttcttggaTGATTTGTAGAACTTTGACTTTTacttttctttattgaTCCGCTGATACCAACACTTGgactttttttaataaaagataCATCATGTAGGCGATCATCACTGAGTCGATTATGATCAATATCAGTACTACTAGTATCGCCACTATTGCAGTCAGAACTCGAATCGTCGTATCTTCTCCTGGGTCGGTTCTCGggtttctttttatttgcaACAGACTCTTTTTTCTCTTGCTCTTTTTCAGGTACAGGTACGGCCGTGTAAAAGTGATCCCAAATACCTCTACACTCAGCTAAATCATAATTTCCAGTCTCCCTATTGGGTTGAAGACATTtatcccctttttttaaatggaACTGACCTTCATATCCGTCCATTTCCACTAAAGAAACGCTTTCTGAGTTATTGTCATTGTCCACTATTAAGTTATTTCCAGAAGTATTTAAAGCTCCAAATGTGTTTGGACTTCGAAACGGTTTTTTGTCTCCTTTTTTTGGTATTATCCAATTTGTTGCCTCTAAGGCAGAACAAATCTTAACTTTGTTATCTTTACTATTAACATCGACGGGATCACATAGATATAAATCccaattttcattttttatcagATGTGCTGTGGATAATAATAcgtatacaaatataagcATGCtagttataaattttttttttttatacttaaGATGAAACGCTAGGACAAATAATAGTAGAAAAGAACAATGATAAACCAATATACTACTAATAATATActttaatgttttatatgtgattttttgatttatcatagaaatataagaaaagtTTATTGGTTACATCGTATACATTTTTCATGTTATTAGCATATTTCTTGCTTAAACTTaagtattatattttatatattatggGTATTTTTTCATGTTTCAGATTCGAACTCTAATGAAGTCTCTGCAAGCATTTGATTTTTGTATTCAAACCTAACTTAAATTATTCTGtgtaaatacaaaaatggGAAAAGACTAGTTATCATAGTAAAGTTTACATGCACAAcacatgaaaaaaatataaaaatatgtggcaaattttttatgatactattttaattttgccaatgtaaaatataaatatcattctttatttctttaaaatgaaaatcattatattgaaaaaaaacaattgagTATAAAAACTACAGAGCTtaaatgtttaattttaaaatttatgtacAATGACACATTTTCAACACAAAAACTTAAttatatgattttatattgataaaTACACCAacattttcttctttatctATTATAAAgtcttaaaattattaaaaagcaTACCACTGAAACACAAAAGGAGGATGTtcctaaaaaatttcatacACTTAATACCGACATATATTTACACGTAAAACGAAGTGCCACTTCGTTGTATTAATTCTAAAACTAAATATTATCATGTTTACctgttattataattttttcttacaTCTAATCATCTGTTAAActtcaaataatatttattggTACTTATCTtgtttttcatttatttattggtACCTCGGTTTAAGGCATGCTGATAATAGGCTTCTAAGATCATTAACTAGTCATGTTGACCATTATAGTTTACGTTCACTATATGTATATTTGACAAAATATGACTTATGAAGAGTTTAagtaatattttgtttattacaCGCTTAAAGATTATATTCATATTGGCTTTATATCTATTGTATGAATAAGttacaaaattatttaagtttttaaagTGACCAATTATCTCTTAAATGTGTGCAGACAACatcaatttaaaatagtCGACGTGATTTTCTTTCCCTATTTTACCttgcaaaataaaaaactactAATCGGTGCTCCCGtaattttaactttttttcCTAACATTCCTACAATTAATATTGTAACTAATAATGCTTGATGCTGATACATAATTTATGAAACATTGCCGTTTGGGACCCATTTTGTGAAAAGAACCCGcattgaaaatatataaaaaggaaatatgaaaaaaatcatagAAAAAAGAGACTTTACATGatattttgtataatttaaaatgatttatacATCGATTTTTCGGTATTCGATAAGACTTGAGGAACTGATTACGTACTCATAGTGTTCGTCCTGGTTTGTTCTATGTCTAGACCGCAAAAATTCTTGGAAAGAatgcaaaattttttaatttgtattGTATTTTGTCTCAGGATCGTTCAATATATGAAATTGAGACATGATTCACAGTCCTGTGCTCCATCCAGgatatttttctaatgCTGCATTATATGCTACCATTGAATGATCACAATAGAACGGGCAATACATTATCTTGTATCACCCCAAGGACAATAGCTGCATTTCTACCAGACACAGGACAAGTAAGGCGCGCGCTTGTTTTgtatatttcaattttttaagaacttaaatttatttccatattcaaaaacatttatattttaacaaattttgTTCTTCACAATTTtgtcatttttttcatagGGGGCCTTCAAATTTCCAATGCAGGTTCATTTTCTCAAAGTGGGTTAAAACGGTCATGGACCAAATTTATAAGCACAAAGCATATACAAAGtataatcttttatatgatattaaattgaCATAATAATTTTGGTGTTGGAAGTCCatacacaaaaaaaattataaaaatacttttaggtgttttatttttttattacttaGATACTTGAACTAAGttactataaaatattgtggTTTTCACCACTGAGGaaattatgtaaaatatttttattattattttttctcttcTTTCCAAACTCCGTACCCCTCTACGGGTAAAATACTTCAATAAATGTTGAAGGGAACCCCGAGCGACTTTGAAGGGAaagattttagaaatatattttatgatatttggtataatataaatattaataggaaataaaaaacaataaaatctaaatgatttattcttttactaattttttgcaccataaaatcaaatttagtATCATCgcaataaaataagaaaaaataaaacttgctttcttttcctttttttcataaagaCAAATTTGATTCTTTCTAGAGGGACAAATTTGTGTCTTTCCATACAAActaatttgattttttttatataaacatattacatttttttcagAGAGATGTTTTTGTCTCTTTCCATAGAGACAAATTTGTGGCTTTTCATACAAACACATCTGAACTTTTTCATACAAacatatttgattttttttataaagacaAATTTGGATATTTTCATGAAGATACATTTGATTCTGTTTATATTGactaataattttttgtttctgtATATGTATTTTCTGATTAAACACATCTAACTCTTTCGACTTCACAGTTGCTGTAATGGTTCTGTGATTATTGTTGGTTTTTAGATTACTATTTTGCAACGTGTACCCATCACTAATATCGGCCCTTTTCTCATAATATCTTACATTCATTCTCAACATTTCGAGCCTTCctgtataaaaattcgTGCCGTACATCTTGCTATCTAATTTATTTCGTCTGATATTTTccaatttttgtttaaaaaacatcatTTCATTGATTTGTTCGCTAATAAGTAAAACTTCTCTAGTTCTCCAGAAGTTCATAGCAGagtaaaaagttttattcattgtttgtttacatttaatttatttttatatttataatttaaaacaacaaatttttttgaaaaatttgtttgcTCAATTTAGTGTGTTTGTACAACAAATAAAgtgaatataattttttatatgtttttagagataataattaatatatcaaaCCCCAATGgtaattttagatttttacatgtaaattttttattaacattATCTTTGTAAagattttgataattttttgttcagAAAATAGTTAATATGTTTATGCactaatttattattgggCTGTTaagtaatataaaaaaacaatatttacatttttaaaaatacctAGGGGAACTCGCGTCTTAACATCAAAAACATACTGTTTATACGCAAAAAACATGATTCTATTCACTACATGtgtatttttgtttttattagtaaaacattgtttttttcaaatcGAATATATGGTCTTCCATGATATTCAAAagcaaatataaaaattaatttggGGCATCACAAGTCATTTAAGTCTAATTGATATATTTCCCATAAAAAATGAGGAATTTTCAACACCCTTAGAAATATGTTATGTTGTTAATTGTTTACATCAACGCTTGATTATTGCAGTCTGGCTAGTATCATGGcgtcaaattaaaaattatattaaaataagcTGATAGTCAAGTTGATCAAGGACTCTAGAATTTGTAACGTGCAatctaattaaaaaaaacaacataCAGACTATACAATACTTGCTTGTATTTGAATGTATAATGTTCTTTGCGAGGCTCagttaaaaaatagttcaaaaaataaacaatgcttctcaaattatttataatatgatATAAATAAGTGTGTTgtgaaaataatttcaacAAATTGTTAAGTTGGACAAAGTTCAAtgaaatttgaaatttttgatgTATTGGAATGTCAAAGATCGAAAACAACATAATTATAGAAGTGTTTGGGTGTTTTTTGGTTATATCTCGTTTGTTGTTATTCCTATGCAGATTTGTTTcttatcatttaaaaaaaataaataattttagttgatgtttaaagttttaattaattaaagATGTACTTTTTGAATGAAGTAACTTGTAAGCAATCGTGAATTGCATTATACTTCTAAGAATGTGccaattaatttatttgagCATGACGAGGAATTTACTgtaaattgatttttagatgcaaatctaaaaatcaaaatgatATTCATTACTTATATGTGTATTTTTAGTTTAAGGtaacaaattataattgTAACAAACGCattgaattttatgaaTTACTGCAAAAAGAATGTTTAATGCattatatcaaatttatccCATTAAAccatataaataatttcaatACGCAGAACAATTAGAGTAATAAAATAGTATTTCactttgataaattaatttttttaaatactaaTCTGTAAACATtcatttttcaattttgaCATACTTTCGCAAACCTTATAGTCAAAATCATCGTTTGTCTTTGGTTCGCGGCATCATTTTCCTCTGTAAATTTTCGCCGTCTTCTATATACCaagaataattttaaatgtattCTTTAGGGATAGAAATAAGGACAATGCTTTAAATTCATTccatatgttttttttcgactaattttatataataaatatttagtaacaaatatgttttttaattaatattatcacggatctttttttttgcaagaTGCTGatcatttatatttagtgAAAGTGAAAAGAGATTATAtgtgttttaaaacttcaTTGTTCCAAGCAATGACCAATGTTATAACAAAGAGAATCAATATTATATTCTGTGATGGAAATCTTTTTGTAACTTTTCTGATCTAAAATTATGCTTTTGTAAGATATAATATACATTtataaagtatttttttgtttttttctttattttgttttgctaaatttatttaaattttttgctaaaatataaaaatgatgtCAAAGGGgtatttcttaatatttaatttgttttttaattaacaAAGTGATTTAAGTAAACAagtaaatctaaaaaaaaattatcccCAAAAAAACTTGTAAAGTTTCGAATTGATGATAAATTTGATGGAAACATTAACAGCGTCATTGCAGAGGGTACATGCATATGATTACTAGATGATATATTAAGGCCATGGGAAGACGTGGTGTTATATCTAATTCTACAAAAATTAAGTCGTggtaaagttttaaattaattatagaAAAGGACAATGTAT
It encodes:
- a CDS encoding ricin B lectin (PTP6b) → MILFYFGLSFQVYIKSFYYDVYMCDRSIGESGRLVTPCSKRHAKKFVLNFDGYGYTNIKLGSGEEYVVEADSKDNTLKYVWKNDDDRQVFQFLMLNPHTCKIRSKYGCVTYDDEDDKFVLSSCIEDQKQIFSISNHKDKKHNGVLKKNTGFPIYGDSESTYGVNYDSSEEFNQKSKVLSKNKKF